The segment TCCTGCTGGTCATTATACGCTGGAAATCGGCAAAGCCAACTGGTTGAAAAAAGGGCAGCAGTTTACCATTATTACCTATGGTTTAGGCGTTCACTGGTCCCTCTCTTATTTGTATGATCATCCTGAGTTATCAGTGAACCTGATCGATTTATGCAGTTTACAACCCTGGGACAAGGAAACAGTTGCAGCTGCTGTGAAAGTTACTGGCAGGGTAATTATCCTTCATGAGGATACGCTGAGCAGTGGTTTCGGAGCTGAAATCGCCGCATGGATTGGTGAACATTGTTTCACAGATTTAGATGCGCCTGTAATGCGTTGCGCGAGTCTGGACACTGCTATTCCGATGAGCAAGCTGCTCGAAGATCAGTTTCTGGCTAAAAGCCGTCTGCATGAAACTATTCAGAAATTGATGGCTTACTAAGGCCTTGGCACGATAATGGCCTGCTGATTGGCAGACCATTATTTACTGGAGCGCGTTATGAAAACCATTTATCTACTATGTTTAGGAGTTTTACTGTTTACGCTTCCGGGTTGTAAGTATTTTAAATCTACCCATCCACAAGCTGGTTTACCTGAGGAAGGTACCACAAATATGACCGACAAGTCTATTTTAAACTATGCTGCTTCGATTGACCGGACACTCAGAGATTATAAGAAAGAATACAGTCTGATCTATTTATCGGGCGATCTTTCAGTATATGCAGAAAAGTACAGTGCACATAATGATGGGATGTTGTATAAAACCTATACTTCAAATGGTACAATCAGTAATGCAGTAAAAAGCTATTATTTTAAAAATGACAGCCTGATCCTGGTCAAAGAACGGATTAAGCTCATGAATGAAGAAGGGAGCGTCTTTAAGGACGTCCGGACTTATATGCGGAATAATGTGATCTTCAAAATAGATAGCCGCACAGCAAGCTCGGCTGAGGCCTTACGTACACTCCCTTATTTATTGGTACAAGCTGCCGATAATAAGTATCCTGAAGAAAATTACGCTTCGGATGTGAAAGGTATCAATGATGCAATTCAGGGAACAGATAAATTTGAAATGGTTTTTGATAATATTTCCACTTATCCGGATGCACTTTATATTATGCTTAAAAGCAAGAGACAGCCGAGTTATAAATCGAGCATTCTGGTCAAAACTAAAGATGCTTATATCGATAGTTTATTGAATTTCCCTTCACAATTTAAGGATGACAAATTAAACTTCAAATGGAAAATAGAGGATAATACATCTATTTATGTACCTGTAGCAGATACGACAACTTCGGCCAAAGGACTGAACAAGTAGATATTCCCATTATCCAGGCATTCACATCTGAAACGTTTCCTGAGTTTCTCCCCTTTTTTAAACCGGCGGCCATCTTTAATGGTAAATACGGTATGCTGGGGAAGTTCTTCTAACCGGGAGTGATCCAGTATACCATCGTACTTTTTAAGTGCTCTGGACAGACTTAAGTCAGTACAGCTGGAGGCGGAAGGGTTAGTTAAGTAAGTGCTGATGGCCTTTTGAAGGTCTTCGGGAAAAACCTGCTGCTCCAGAAATGGGGTCATCATCCTTTTAAAGTTGTGTTTCCATTCTCCGCCGTGTGGCTTGACCTTATTCTTATGATCGTTCCAGGTTAACAGGTGTGCAAATTCATGCACGGTAGTAACCAGAAATGCATAACGGTTCAGGTTATTGTTGACAGAGATCTTATGTCCCAGTTCTTTAAAAGGGTGTCTGTAATCACCGAGTTTGGTCGCCCTGCTTTTGGAGATCTTAAATTCGCATTGAAAGTAGTCGATCCATTTAGCAATTACGGGAGCCGCCTCAGGGGGCATATACTGTGCTAAAACATCAACTTTTTCCACAGTCCTAAGATAAAGAATTTACTTCAAAAACTGATATGCGATTAAACTGGCTACATAGGCCATAGCGGTCATATATACTGTTTGAATCAGCGGCCATTTCCATGATTTGGTCTCGCGGTAAACTACCGCAACGGTACTCATACATTGCATAGCGAAAGCGTAAAACAGCATCAGGGAAAATCCGGTGGCAAAGGTAAAGACTGGCAGCCCGGTTTCCGGATTTCTTGCCTCTCTCATTTTATCCCGTATCGTGCCTGGATTCTCTTCTCCGTTGTCAACGCTGTAAATCGTAGCCATCGTCCCTACAAAGGCTTCACGGGCAGCGAATGAGGTAATCAGTGCAATACCGATCTTCCAGTCAAAGCCTAAAGGTTTGATGACCGGCTCGATACTTCTGCCCAGGATTCCTGCGTAAGAGTTTTCTAGTTTTTCGGCCGATTTATCTCTTTCCAGCGTACTGATCTGTACACTGTCTTTTTGCATTTCAATTTTAGCGTATTTAGTTTCTATCTGCTGGAATTTCTCTGAAGGCCCATAGGTTGCCATCACCCATAAGACTATGGATATCGCGATAATCACCTTACCTGCTTCAAATACGAAAGTTTTAGATTTTTCATACATGGTGAACAGTACGTTACTCCATCTTGGCATTCTGTAAACAGGCAGCTCCATAATAAAGTAAGACTTTTCAGTGGCTTTGATCATGAATTTCATCACGAAAGCTACTGTAACCGCAGCAATGATGCTGATCAGGTACATTCCCATCAGGGCAAGCGCCTGCATGCTGACAAAGCCGAATAGTTTGGTGTCGGGAATAATCAGGGAGATTAGTAAGGTATAAACCGGAAGTCTTGCTGAGCAGCTGACTAATGGGGAAACCATAATGGTAATGATTCTGTCTTTCCAGTTTTCAATGT is part of the Pedobacter cryoconitis genome and harbors:
- a CDS encoding SprT-like domain-containing protein, with the protein product MEKVDVLAQYMPPEAAPVIAKWIDYFQCEFKISKSRATKLGDYRHPFKELGHKISVNNNLNRYAFLVTTVHEFAHLLTWNDHKNKVKPHGGEWKHNFKRMMTPFLEQQVFPEDLQKAISTYLTNPSASSCTDLSLSRALKKYDGILDHSRLEELPQHTVFTIKDGRRFKKGEKLRKRFRCECLDNGNIYLFSPLAEVVVSATGT